In one Conger conger chromosome 5, fConCon1.1, whole genome shotgun sequence genomic region, the following are encoded:
- the LOC133128992 gene encoding neurocan core protein-like, with the protein MGRVSLPGYHGDRYNATLALIGLRSSDAGVYHCEVTVGDEVEQNTVPLEVKGLVFHYRSPGGRYTLSFPEAQRSCLQNSALIATPAQLHAAFSDGYENCDAGWLSDQTVRYPVQSPGPGCYGDGEDSPGVRSYGSKTADELFDVYCFTAELAGEVYFSSAQQKLTLSGARSRCRAQGAELATAGQLFLAWQAGLDRCAPGWLADGSVRYPINQPRPDCGGDKPGVRTLYRNPNGTGYHDTSALFDAYCHSDSIAPLADGRIAAPGSAGSWGAGGPWGDAGRGGLWLGGAALGDAGRNTPLAGAGRHSDPGSSPPDAETVAGAKMDIQSGLSKELEEGPSPDWRDVIGPLIRWTLGDGPRQPVTMATATSLGCESTPGQSHRSRSSKSTKWPHKMAVGSTPPTSHVTVPPNPGLSSETPPSNDPLTPADLSDTPPSTRPITAQAGTVPGEDRPLSAENGSLGSAPDAEGCERGWRKLHGHCYRYFTHRHTWEDAERDCRQHGGHLTSVHSADEQDFLNGLGRENSWIGLNDRTVEEDFQWTDGMEPEYENWREKQPDNFFAGGEDCVVMVAHEDGKWNDVPCNYNLPYVCKKATALCGPPPSVDNAFLIGRRPARYEVHSLVRYQCAQGFRQRHSATAKCRPGGKWDAPKMVCTKSRRPHRYRRHHHRSRRERRKHKRGHQGGAEGHAHD; encoded by the exons ATGGGGAGGGTGTCCCTGCCCGGTTACCACGGCGACCGCTACAACGCCACGCTGGCCCTGATTGGCCTGCGCTCCAGTGACGCGGGCGTGTACCACTGCGAGGTAACCGTGGGAGACGAGGTGGAGCAGAACACCGTCCCGCTGGAGGTCAAAG GCCTGGTGTTCCATTACCGCTCTCCTGGCGGCCGCTACACGTTGTCGTTCCCAGAGGCCCAGCGGTCCTGCCTGCAGAACTCCGCCCTCATCGCCACGCCCGCCCAGCTGCACGCCGCCTTCAGCGACGGCTACGAGAACTGTGACGCCGGCTGGCTCTCCGACCAGAccgtcag gtATCCAGTCCAGTCGCCGGGGCCCGGTTGCTATGGCGACGGGGAGGACTCACCCGGAGTGAGGAGCTACGGCAGCAAGACCGCAGACGAGCTGTTCGATGTGTACTGCTTCACCGCAGAGCTGGCAG gggaGGTGTACTTCTCCTCTGCCCAGCAGAAGTTGACTCTGTCAGGCGCTCGCTCACGCTGCAGAGCCCAGGGGGCGGAGCTAGCTACGGCGGGGCAGCTGTTCCTGGCCTGGCAGGCGGGACTAGACCGCTGTGCCCCCGGCTGGTTGGCCGACGGCAGCGTCCGTTACCCGATCAACCAGCCCCGCCCCGACTGTGGCGGCGACAAGCCCGGCGTCCGGACCCTGTACCGGAACCCCAACGGCACCGGTTACCATGACACCTCGGCCCTCTTCGACGCCTACTGCCACAGCG ACTCCATAGCACCGCTGGCTGACGGGCGGATTGCGGCCCCGGGGTCCGCCGGTTcctggggggccgggggcccgTGGGGCGAcgcagggcggggggggctgTGGCTCGGTGGCGCCGCCCTGGGGGATGCTGGGAGAAACACGCCGCTGGCTGGCGCCGGTCGCCATAGTGATCCAGGAAGCTCGCCACCGGACGCGGAAACAGTGGCAGGGGCCAAAATGGACATCCAATCGGGATTGAgcaaggagctggaggaggggcCGAGCCCGGACTggagggatgtgattg GGCCTCTGATTCGCTGGACGCTGGGGGATGGGCCTCGACAGCCCGTCACTATGGCGACGGCGACTTCACTGGGCTGCGAGTCGACTCCGGGGCAGTCCCACCGGAGCAGGAGCTCCAagagcacaaaatggccgcacaAAATGGCCGTCGGAAGCACTCCACCCACCAGTCACGTGACCGTCCCGCCCAATCCCGGCCTCTCCTCTGAGACTCCGCCCTCTAATGACCCGCTGACCCCCGCAGACCTGTCAGACACGCCTCCATCCACCCGTCCAATCACGGCCCAGGCAGGCACAGTCCCAGGAGAGGACCGCCCCCTCAGCGCTGAGAACGGCTCTCTAGGCTCCGCCCCAG aCGCGGAGGGCTGTGAGCGGGGCTGGAGGAAGCTCCACGGTCACTGCTACAGGTACTTCACCCACCGGCACACCTGGGAGGACGCGGAGCGCGACTGCAGGCAGCACGGGGGTCACCTGACCAGCGTCCACTCCGCCGACGAGCAGGACTTCCTCAACG gtctgGGCCGGGAGAACTCCTGGATCGGTCTGAACGACCGCACCGTGGAGGAGGACTTCCAGTGGACAGATGGCATGGAGccg gagtaTGAGAACTGGCGGGAGAAGCAGCCGGACAACTTCTTTGCGGGCGGTGAGGACTGTGTGGTGATGGTGGCTCATGAAGACGGGAAGTGGAACGACGTGCCCTGCAACTACAACCTGCCCTACGTCTGCAAGAAAGCTACAG cgctGTGTGGCCCGCCCCCGTCCGTGGACAACGCGTTCCTGATTGGCCGCCGGCCGGCGCGGTACGAGGTGCACTCTCTGGTGCGCTACCAGTGCGCCCAGGGCTTCCGCCAGCGCCACAGCGCCACCGCCAAGTGCCGCCCCGGCGGGAAGTGGGACGCGCCCAAGATGGTCTGCACAAAGT ccCGGCGACCACACCGCTATCGGCGTCACCATCACCGGTCCCGACGGGAACGCAGGAAGCACAAGAGAGGTCACCAGGGTGGAGCCGAGGGGCACGCCCACGACTGA